The window GAAAGGCGACAATGTGGTAACTCCAAGTGAAAATATGGAGTGGTACCCAGGAGCGACTTTAATGAAGCTGCTTGAGACAGTAAAAGTCGATCAAGATAAAGATTTAGAGCATATGCGCTTTCCTGTTCAGTACGTTAATCGTCCGAATCTAGATTTCCGCGGCTTTTGTGGCACACTGGCTTCAGGCCAAGTCTGTGTTGGTGATGAAATCACAGCGTTACCTTCAGGAAAATCATCAAAAGTTAAATCCATCTTCACTTATGATGGTGAGCTGGAGTCTGCACAGCCAGGTCAAGCGATTACGATAACGCTTGACGATGAAATTGATGTATCTCGTGGGGATATGTTGATTCATAAAGGCTCAAATCTACAACTTGTTAACAAGTTTGATGCGTATTTAGTGTGGATGGATGAAAACCCATTGCGTTGCCATAAAGAATATAGTTTCAAGTTTGCAACGAAATCTTGCACAGGTAAGTTGTCAGGTATTCAACATAAAGTTGATGTGAATACTCTTGAACAACACGCTGAAAATTCTGAAACAGTAGAGCTTAATGAAATCGCGTTAACTTCTATCAATTTAACAGATCAAGTTGCTATAGATTTATACAAAGATCTGCCTCAGACAGGTGCATTTGTAGTGATCGATAGGCATACGAATGTGACAGTCGGGGCTGGTGTTGTGCAGCGTCTGCATTCTGACGAGGGAGTTAATAAGCGCATTTACTCGCAAGCTGAAAAAGAATTAAACACTTATATAAGAAAGCATTTCCCTGAATGGGGATGCTCAGAAGTTTGATAAAATAAGTTCTACATTTCCTATTTAGTTAATGCTTATTGACTCTATCAACGCCTTTACTTCTATGTTTAGGCGTTATTCTACATCTGCTATCTCACTCCTTGAACGTTACTGTAAGCATGTTGTTTTATACTATTGTTGCGATGTTCTCACTTGTGGGTACAATGTGCGCTAAATTTTCAACGATGACTTATATGCTTTGATTAATCCCCATACCGTCGATTTTAAAAAGGCTTTCTTAAGTCTGACCGCCAGCTTTTTAGTGGTTTTTAGCTTGTTACTTGTTGATTCAGCGGAAGAGTCAGAAAAGCAGTATGGAATTGAAAACCAAGGCGTGACACGCTCTTTAGCGGAGCTTACACAGATTATTAATGCGCTTGAATATAATATTACCGCACTTTATCCACTGCATGGGGATACCTACGTATTCTCACATGAGAAAAAGGTCGAAGGTGATACGTGTTACTTCATTAGTGAAGAGCAAGCTGCCCCTCGATTTGATTTTATGTTCTCTGGCCCAAGTGAGATGTGCGATCTAA is drawn from Vibrio sp. SNU_ST1 and contains these coding sequences:
- the cysN gene encoding sulfate adenylyltransferase subunit CysN, with the translated sequence MSHSSELIAQDIEAYLKVHENKDLLRFLTCGNVDDGKSTLIGRLLFDSKLIYEDQMAAIEKDSQKFNTTDESFDLALLVDGLQSEREQGITIDVAYRYFSTDKRKFIIADTPGHEQYTRNMVTGASTCDLAIVMVDARYGIQTQTRRHSYICSLLGIKHIIVAINKMDLMDYSQDVYQQIKADYREMAKSFNIDDIRFVPISALKGDNVVTPSENMEWYPGATLMKLLETVKVDQDKDLEHMRFPVQYVNRPNLDFRGFCGTLASGQVCVGDEITALPSGKSSKVKSIFTYDGELESAQPGQAITITLDDEIDVSRGDMLIHKGSNLQLVNKFDAYLVWMDENPLRCHKEYSFKFATKSCTGKLSGIQHKVDVNTLEQHAENSETVELNEIALTSINLTDQVAIDLYKDLPQTGAFVVIDRHTNVTVGAGVVQRLHSDEGVNKRIYSQAEKELNTYIRKHFPEWGCSEV